In Arachis stenosperma cultivar V10309 chromosome 1, arast.V10309.gnm1.PFL2, whole genome shotgun sequence, one DNA window encodes the following:
- the LOC130975007 gene encoding uncharacterized protein LOC130975007, protein MNFFTLRVALSAYRTFSTKGFSKQKTYINNKYKAETTTVTKRQIRRSKIQWTEEQKSLLSAIEQGKSVFITGSAGTGKTMLVIEVIKRLKKMHTPSKVFITASTGVAAVALKGQTLHSFGGIRGPFYHDPEKLFESILADKRAVRRWQKANALVVDECSMVDGELFDGLEYVARMVRGVDEMWGGIQMVVVGDFCQLPPIPNDSSKPVKYAFEARCWDESFHLQKELTKVFRQSDPQFIELLQRMRKGEIISLDLSLLEKCYSERVCDSSVVKLFPLKKKVMEVNDNMLKSLQKDVTVYPAVDSGKDTWKKLLNQGIAPDQLELCEGSRVMLIKNLDVRKGLVNGATGTVVGFDNGLPIVKFDSGKVLTIKPAEWSIKEGDEVVAKRWQIPLTLAWSQTIHKCQGMTLENVSINFSGSFGVGMVYTALSRVKTLAGLHLSGFKSSMIRMDPKVLEFYKKLCNKSLDTSCIESKDNSRRHSLSCTAENADAADNVGTVEKKCYFDLDGYLSRRLK, encoded by the coding sequence ATGAATTTTTTCACCCTTAGGGTTGCTCTTTCTGCATATAGAACCTTCAGCACAAAGGGTTTCTCAAAACAGAAAACCTACATTAATAATAAGTACAAAGCAGAGACAACAACAGTGACCAAAAGACAAATACGTAGGTCTAAGATTCAATGGACTGAGGAGCAAAAGAGTTTGTTGTCTGCTATAGAACAGGGCAAATCAGTGTTCATCACTGGTTCTGCTGGCACTGGCAAGACCATGCTTGTCATTGAGGTTATCAAGAGGCTGAAGAAGATGCACACCCCATCTAAGGTTTTTATCACAGCTTCAACTGGGGTTGCTGCAGTTGCTCTAAAGGGACAAACTTTGCATTCATTTGGTGGAATCCGCGGCCCCTTTTATCATGATCCTGAGAAGTTGTTTGAATCGATTTTGGCGGATAAAAGGGCCGTTAGGAGGTGGCAAAAGGCTAATGCTTTGGTTGTAGATGAGTGTAGCATGGTGGATGGTGAGCTATTTGATGGCCTCGAATATGTCGCGAGAATGGTGCGTGGCGTGGATGAAATGTGGGGTGGAATTCAGATGGTTGTGGTTGGGGACTTCTGCCAGTTGCCCCCTATTCCTAATGATTCTTCTAAGCCTGTTAAATATGCTTTCGAAGCGAGATGTTGGGATGAATCCTTTCATTTGCAGAAGGAGCTCACTAAGGTTTTCAGGCAGTCTGATCCGCAGTTCATCGAGTTGCTTCAGCGTATGAGGAAGGGGGAGATCATTAGCTTGGACTTGTCATTGCTGGAGAAGTGTTACTCAGAGAGAGTGTGTGATTCCTCTGTGGTGAAGCTCTTCCCATTAAAGAAAAAAGTGATGGAAGTGAATGATAATATGCTTAAAAGCTTGCAAAAGGATGTAACTGTTTACCCAGCTGTTGATAGTGGCAAGGATACTTGGAAGAAGCTTCTGAATCAGGGGATAGCACCCGATCAGCTCGAGCTTTGTGAAGGTTCCAGAGTGATGCTGATCAAGAATTTGGACGTTCGGAAAGGATTAGTGAATGGAGCAACTGGTACGGTTGTGGGATTTGATAATGGTCTCCCAATTGTTAAATTTGATTCAGGGAAGGTTTTGACAATCAAACCGGCAGAGTGGAGTATAAAGGAAGGAGACGAGGTTGTTGCTAAGAGGTGGCAGATACCACTTACACTAGCATGGTCTCAGACCATCCACAAGTGCCAAGGAATGACTCTTGAAAATGTTTCCATCAATTTTTCAGGATCATTTGGTGTTGGAATGGTTTATACCGCGCTTTCTCGTGTTAAAACCTTGGCAGGTCTTCACTTATCTGGTTTTAAATCTTCAATGATTAGAATGGACCCTAAGGTTTTAGAATTCTATAAAAAATTGTGCAACAAAAGTCTAGACACTagttgcattgaaagtaaagataATTCTAGAAGGCATAGCTTATCCTGTACTGCCGAAAATGCCGATGCTGCAGATAATGTTGGCACTGTAGAGAAAAAGTGCTATTTTGACCTTGATGGGTACCTATCTAGACGCCTgaaatga
- the LOC130965809 gene encoding serine/threonine-protein phosphatase 5 isoform X1, with translation METEKTDISKAEEFKQLANEAFNARKYAQAIDLYTQAIELNSRNAVYWANRAFAHLRLEEYGSAIQDATMAIEVDPKYSKGYYRRGAAHLGLGKFKDALKDFQQVKKMCPNDPDATKKLKECEKAVMKLKFEEAIAAPESQRRSVAESIDYHSIGKGHNYSVPTEVAIAAVTVAVMAALVMFKTSKATIISAIVIGLLLLLGAYWWSGRNTDVEAQYSGARIEGDVVTLEFVKKMMDDFKNQKCLHKRYAYQIVLQTRELLQALPSLVDITVHDGKHFTVCGDVHGQFYDLLNIFELNGLPSDDNPYLFNGDFVDRGSFSLEVILTLFAFKCMSPSAIYLARGNHESKSMNKIYGFEGEVRSKLSDTFVELFAEVFCCLPLAHVINSKVFVVHGGLFSVDGVKLSDIRAINRFCEPPEEGLMCELLWSDPQPLPGRGPSKRGVGLSFGADVTKRFLQENHLDLVVRSHEVKDEGYEIEHDGKLITVFSAPNYCDQMGNKGAFIRFEAPDLKPNIVTFTAVPHPDVKPMAYANNFLRMFS, from the exons ATGGAAACTGAAAAAACTGATATTTCAAAGGCTGAAGAATTCAAACAACTTGCCAATGAAGCATTCAACG CACGGAAATATGCCCAAGCCATTGATTTATATACACAAGCAATTGAGCTAAATAGTCGCAATGCAGTTTACTGGGCTAATCGTGCCTTTGCTCATCTTCGGCTTGAAGAGTATGGTAGTGCTATACAAGATGCTACAATGGCTATTGAAGTTGATCCCAAATATTCGAAG GGTTATTACAGAAGAGGTGCTGCTCATCTTGGGTTAGGGAAATTCAAGGACGCACTTAAGGATTTTCAGCAG GTCAAGAAAATGTGTCCAAATGATCCCGATGCAacaaagaaattgaaggaatgtGAAAAGGCAGTTATGAAACTTAAATTTGAAGAAGCCATTGCTGCACCAGAGTCTCAAAGACGTTCAGTAGCTGAATCTATAGATTACCATTCAATAG GAAAGGGCCACAATTATTCGGTGCCTACCGAAGTGGCCATAGCAGCAGTAACAGTAGCAGTTATGGCAGCGTTGGTGATGTTCAAGACATCAAAAGCCACAATAATAAGTGCAATTGTGATTGGTTTGCTGTTGCTCCTTGGGGCATATTGGTGGAGTGGCCGCAATACTG ATGTTGAGGCACAGTATTCAGGAGCAAGAATAGAGGGGGATGTAGTTACCTTGGAATTTGTAAAGAAAATGATGGACGATTTCAAGAATCAGAAGTGCTTACATAAACG GTATGCTTACCAGATTGTATTGCAAACTAGAGAGTTGTTGCAAGCCTTGCCTTCTCTTGTTGATATAACAGTTCATGATGGAAAACATTTTACTGTTTGTGGTGATGTGCATGGTCAG TTCTATGATCTTTTGAATATTTTTGAGCTTAATGGACTTCCTTCAGACGATAATCCATATCTATTCAATGGTGACTTTGTGGATAGAGGATCTTTCTCTTTGGAAGTCATCCTCACTCTGTTTGCGTTTAAATGCATGTCGCCATCAG CAATATACCTAGCTAGAGGAAATCATGAGAGCAAGAGCATGAACAAGATATATGGTTTTGAGGGTGAGGTGCGCTCAAAGTTGAGTGACACATTTGTGGAACTATTTGCAGAAGTATTTTGCTGTTTGCCTTTGGCTCATGTGATAAATTCGAAAGTTTTTGTCGTCCATGGGGGTCTTTTTAGTGTTGATGGGGTGAAACTCTCTGACATACGAGCAATTAATCGGTTTTGTGAGCCTCCAGAAGAAG GATTGATGTGTGAATTGCTCTGGAGTGATCCACAACCTCTCCCTGGACGAGGCCCAAGTAAGCGTGGTGTAGGTCTTTCTTTTGGTGCAGATGTGACGAAAAGGTTTTTGCAAGAAAATCATTTAG ATTTAGTTGTGCGATCTCATGAAGTAAAGGACGAGGGTTATGAAATTGAGCATGATGGTAAACTCATAACTGTTTTTTCTGCTCCAAATTACTGTGACCAG ATGGGTAACAAAGGTGCCTTTATTCGATTTGAAGCTCCTGATTTGAAACCTAACATTGTCACATTCACAGCAGTG CCACATCCTGATGTCAAGCCAATGGCTTATGCAAACAACTTCCTCCGGATGTTCTCATAA
- the LOC130965809 gene encoding serine/threonine-protein phosphatase 5 isoform X2, which translates to METEKTDISKAEEFKQLANEAFNARKYAQAIDLYTQAIELNSRNAVYWANRAFAHLRLEEYGSAIQDATMAIEVDPKYSKGYYRRGAAHLGLGKFKDALKDFQQVKKMCPNDPDATKKLKECEKAVMKLKFEEAIAAPESQRRSVAESIDYHSIDVEAQYSGARIEGDVVTLEFVKKMMDDFKNQKCLHKRYAYQIVLQTRELLQALPSLVDITVHDGKHFTVCGDVHGQFYDLLNIFELNGLPSDDNPYLFNGDFVDRGSFSLEVILTLFAFKCMSPSAIYLARGNHESKSMNKIYGFEGEVRSKLSDTFVELFAEVFCCLPLAHVINSKVFVVHGGLFSVDGVKLSDIRAINRFCEPPEEGLMCELLWSDPQPLPGRGPSKRGVGLSFGADVTKRFLQENHLDLVVRSHEVKDEGYEIEHDGKLITVFSAPNYCDQMGNKGAFIRFEAPDLKPNIVTFTAVPHPDVKPMAYANNFLRMFS; encoded by the exons ATGGAAACTGAAAAAACTGATATTTCAAAGGCTGAAGAATTCAAACAACTTGCCAATGAAGCATTCAACG CACGGAAATATGCCCAAGCCATTGATTTATATACACAAGCAATTGAGCTAAATAGTCGCAATGCAGTTTACTGGGCTAATCGTGCCTTTGCTCATCTTCGGCTTGAAGAGTATGGTAGTGCTATACAAGATGCTACAATGGCTATTGAAGTTGATCCCAAATATTCGAAG GGTTATTACAGAAGAGGTGCTGCTCATCTTGGGTTAGGGAAATTCAAGGACGCACTTAAGGATTTTCAGCAG GTCAAGAAAATGTGTCCAAATGATCCCGATGCAacaaagaaattgaaggaatgtGAAAAGGCAGTTATGAAACTTAAATTTGAAGAAGCCATTGCTGCACCAGAGTCTCAAAGACGTTCAGTAGCTGAATCTATAGATTACCATTCAATAG ATGTTGAGGCACAGTATTCAGGAGCAAGAATAGAGGGGGATGTAGTTACCTTGGAATTTGTAAAGAAAATGATGGACGATTTCAAGAATCAGAAGTGCTTACATAAACG GTATGCTTACCAGATTGTATTGCAAACTAGAGAGTTGTTGCAAGCCTTGCCTTCTCTTGTTGATATAACAGTTCATGATGGAAAACATTTTACTGTTTGTGGTGATGTGCATGGTCAG TTCTATGATCTTTTGAATATTTTTGAGCTTAATGGACTTCCTTCAGACGATAATCCATATCTATTCAATGGTGACTTTGTGGATAGAGGATCTTTCTCTTTGGAAGTCATCCTCACTCTGTTTGCGTTTAAATGCATGTCGCCATCAG CAATATACCTAGCTAGAGGAAATCATGAGAGCAAGAGCATGAACAAGATATATGGTTTTGAGGGTGAGGTGCGCTCAAAGTTGAGTGACACATTTGTGGAACTATTTGCAGAAGTATTTTGCTGTTTGCCTTTGGCTCATGTGATAAATTCGAAAGTTTTTGTCGTCCATGGGGGTCTTTTTAGTGTTGATGGGGTGAAACTCTCTGACATACGAGCAATTAATCGGTTTTGTGAGCCTCCAGAAGAAG GATTGATGTGTGAATTGCTCTGGAGTGATCCACAACCTCTCCCTGGACGAGGCCCAAGTAAGCGTGGTGTAGGTCTTTCTTTTGGTGCAGATGTGACGAAAAGGTTTTTGCAAGAAAATCATTTAG ATTTAGTTGTGCGATCTCATGAAGTAAAGGACGAGGGTTATGAAATTGAGCATGATGGTAAACTCATAACTGTTTTTTCTGCTCCAAATTACTGTGACCAG ATGGGTAACAAAGGTGCCTTTATTCGATTTGAAGCTCCTGATTTGAAACCTAACATTGTCACATTCACAGCAGTG CCACATCCTGATGTCAAGCCAATGGCTTATGCAAACAACTTCCTCCGGATGTTCTCATAA